In Narcine bancroftii isolate sNarBan1 chromosome 7, sNarBan1.hap1, whole genome shotgun sequence, the sequence gaggagggggtggtggagggatgaACAGATAGTTGCAAAGGCGAGTAACCTTCGACGGGGCCACATGGTCCCACTGCTAGGGGACCCGGCCCGAGGGGAACTCAGTGCAGAGAGCTGGGACCCCGGCGgagagtgttggggggggggggcgacgcTGAGCGAGACCCCGTGGTATCAAGGACTCTCCCTTCTCGACCGACAGGTCCAGCAGTCATTGCTAGCACACCCACTCCGATCCTCATGCTGATCAGACAGAACAGGCTTCATCTGCCTTGTAgtaactgtgtgtgtgagtgtgtgtgtataatatatatctatatataaaattataatataAAAATTGGTAGATCCCAATACTTTGACATTCCTGACAACAGATACAAGTCCCAAACATGAGCACGTCCTCCAGCAAGCTGTCTCTTATTGCTGGTATATATATGATATACATTTATctctatatattatatatatgcaGCATTTGCCCTTCTGTTAGTCGACCCGGAGGGTATTGCACAAGACCAGGTCCCAGGAACAAGATTGTCTTCTTGTTTGTCTTTTTGTTAATTTTGCTTGCGCTCGAGGTCTCTCTTCAGTCGGGCTCCCGTTTGATAGCGCCTACTTTCTCCAGGATCTGCCCGGGACTTGGCGGTGGCTGGGCAGGGTGGGAGCCGAAGCAAGGCAGAGGTTCCATGGGTTCTTCCTTCACCCAGCCCGGCCCGTCTCGCCTCTCGGCCTCCCAACGCTGCGGCGGTCTCTTCCTCTCCTTCCTGGCCGTCGCCTCTCCTTCGCCCGCCCGCGGGGCGCTGAGACCAAGCGGCTGAGCCTCGCCCCCACCCCTCTGCAGCATGTAGTAGAGAATAGGGTTGGCTTTGGTCAGCCAGGGGGGTTCGGGCAGCGTCCCCCTCTGGGCTTGAGGGAGCCGGATGTTCCCCGGGGACCTGGCGAGCTCCACGTCCACTGGGCTTTCCTTCCCGTTCCTCCTCAGTTCGCGCTCCCTGTGAAAGGGGTCGGGGCCGGGAAGTTTGGCAGAGTGGCCCGGCGAGACACCGTTCTGCAGCGTCCGGTGCTGGGACAACACTTTGATGCCGTTCTCCGAGAGCAGCAGCTGCTTCAACACGTTGAAGCCTTGCGCACCCTTCAGATCGCCGCGGGGCTCGGCCTCCGCCCCGCCGTGTCCGCACTGACCTTCCAGCGCTTTGCAGCGGCCCCTGGCACCGACCCCCGGCTCGGACAGGCCGTTGGAGCTGAAAGCGTGACCATTCAGAGCCACCGGCTTCTTCTGCAAGTCCCAGAGTTCGGTCGGCGAGCCGGGGTGCAAGTGCCTCACCCTGGCCACGGGGCAAGGGTTGGAATGGGCAGACGGCGCCTCCGGACCCGGTTGCCCGCGAGGGGGGTAATTATCCATCGGCCCGGAGCTGTCTCGCAGGAGCAATTGGCTGAGGACACCTCCCCTGGAGACGGCGTGGCtcggggcagggagaggaggtgGACGAGGCGACCCCACCTCTTGCTTGACGATGTCCAGCGGCAAGCAGTTCTCCGGGGCTTCCCCCAACGCTGCCGGCTGGCACCTGGCGCTCTGGTCCGCTCTGGTCTCTTCCTCGATGGGTTCCGTCTTGACCTTGACCACGGAGATGGCTTCGGCGCCACCGCGCCTCTCCTCCTGGGCGACCtgctctcctcgcctgccccggGAATGGTCCTGGGTGACCCGTTCCTTCTCCGTGCTCCTCAGCAGGAGTTGGAGGACGCTGCGTCTTTCCAGGAGGTGGTCGAGGTCGGGCGCTGCTCTCCCGGAGACTGGCTGGAGCGTTGCTCGCTCTTGCCCCGCTCCGGGGTCGCTCACCTGGAAGCCGAGCGGGGGTCCTGCGCAATCCTTGGCCAGCTTGGGCTCCAGGCCGCCCCTGAGCTCGGAATCCACGGGGGACGGCTCGGGGGACTTGTGCGAGCCGGTGTGGGCCAAGTCGTGCAGCAGTTTACTGGCGCTGAAGGAGAAGTTGGAGAGACGGTCGTCGCCGGTTAACGGAGCCGCCGGGCTGCCCTGGCGAAGCTCCAGAGCGAAGAGCGGCTTGGGGAACGGGGCGGCCCGGGGAGACTCGCAAGCCAGCGGCTGCTCCAGGAAGCGATGGGCTTTGGCCGGCTCGGCAGCGGCCGGACTCTGCAGCGGAGTCTTTCTCGAGGGATCTCCTGGCGCCGAAAAGGTGCGGGCGGCGCTGTCGGCAGGCGAGAGGCGGCTGCTGGGGGTCGAGCGGGACTGCTGAGACGGGCTTTTCTCTGgccgggaggaagggggagggaagggttcCAGGAGGCTGGACCGTCTGCAGAGGGGTACAGGCGGCGGGGTATCGGCGCTGAGTTCGGGTGTTATGCTGCCCTTGGGACCGCTGTGGTGTCCCAACAGTAACTGCAGTAGGGTGACCTTGTGGTGGCTCTTGGTTTCGGGACAGTCCTCCTCGTCTTGCTTGATCTCAGGACCTTTCATCCCCGGACCCTTGGGGTTCCAGCTGAAGAGCAGGGACTCGGTCATTTGTTCCAGGCTGCTGGACTGCAAGGTCACCGGATCGCACGACCTGGGCTTGAAGGACAGGTCCATGGGAGCGCAGGGTCTCGGCTCTCCCCGTCCTTCCTCCCTGTTGAAGACGGGCTGGCGGCTCCTGGCGCGGCACCCCGGTTCCCCTCCGGCCACCCACCCGTGTCCGTTGGCCTCTTGAGGTTTGGGCGAGTTGAGAAGGTGCATCAGGAGGCTGCTTCCAGCGCCGGGGGAAGCGGGAGAGCGGCTCGCCTTGTCCCGGGGCGCCGAAGGACTCTTGGCGGTCGGCCGTTCCGGCGCACCGCCGGCTTGCTTCTTGCTGGCGATCGCGGCCAGTCGCTGGCTGGCCGACGGCTCCAGGGAACGTGCCCGGGAGTACTGCTGGAGCTGGCAGTCGCTGGAGAGGAGCAGGGCCAGCTGGCTGCAAGCGGCGCTGGGTTTAGGCGAGCTGGGAGTTCCCGAGCCTTTGCCCACCATGCTCGCCACCGCTTTCAGCCGAGCCGAGCACGACAGGCGCGGGGCGGCGGCGGCCACCGACGGGCTGCCTCGCCGGGCTTCCTCGGCTCTCCGGCCGCCCAGCCTGCCGCCACCCCTGGGTTCGTCGTCGTCCTGCTCGGGCGAAGACGCACGGCTTCCCGGGGACAAGCCCCGCTGCTGTTCCTGCAAACTGGAGCTGAAGGACTGGAGCAGGGAAGCTAGCAGCGTGCTATGGGGTGGCTGCGGCGATGGTTCCTCTCTCTTGCCCTCTTGACCGCCCGCCATCCTCCTCCGCTTGGCCCCGTCCCACGTCTCGCCCTGGAGCAGTCTCGCCTTCTTGACGTTGAGCGCCGACCCGGTGCTGGCGGCTCTGGGCGGGGATGGGGTCGGAGGGTGGCGGGGGATGGAGACAGCCACTCCCGGACGGGCCGGCGCCTCGGGGCCGCTCTTGCTGGGCGAGGCGCCAGCGCTTGCTGCCGCAGCTCGGTGCATTAGGACGCTCTCGAGGTAAGTTAGCACGACGGGATCCTGGTTCATGTCAGAGGACAGCTCCTCTCCATGGGTCATGTTCAAGCAACGCGCGAAGCCAAAGGTATGGAAGAGGCAAACGCAGAACCAACAAGCCAAAGTCTCCTTGGGCAAACCACAAGTCCGTTCAGTGTCTGGGCCACTTCTTTGCAGGGTCCGTGTCCAGTGAGAGCGCGTCTGTGGGGAGCAGGAGGCTGGGATTCCGTGGAGCCATTGCAAGATGCGGGCAAGGAGAACCTTCCGTCCAACACCTCCGGCTCTGCGAGTTACGAAGTGCGGGCGGCGCTCACCCAGGGGTATCCAGCCACGAGCCTACTCCAGGGATGCAAGGACACTTCCATTTCCAGTCTCTCCCGGAACGTCCGAGGATCCTCCGAGGTCCTGGCTGCAAGATGAGCACAAAACAGACATTGTTAGCTCGTCGCTCACAGTGGACATCTTGCTCGTTTAATTTGTAGCGACACCAACACGGCCCTTGAAACCCAtgtcatccaattaacctacaaaccccgtacgtTTTCGAAGGGTGATTGGAAACCGGAGCACGGAGAGACACTGGAAGAACACGGTGAGGACTCAGCGTACAGGGGTAGGGGGAGATGAAAATCTTGACTGAGAGATGTACCCACAACCACCTAACATTCAGGACCAACGAGAGTTTAGGGAGGTGAccatcagtggtggagagggtgggcacatttaagttcctgggagtcactctctTCAAGGCCCTTACTGGACCTATCACACTAATGTCAAAGTGAATAAAGCAAGTCAGTGCCTATATACCTCCACAGGAGCTTGGGGAAATTTGGTAGTCATTGGATGCCTTGGCAAACATCTGTGGAGgtgtagtgaaaagtgtgctgaccgcctGCATCATGGTCCGGCACGGGGGCACTAATATGTCtgggcagaaagccctgcaaaaggtagtggacaacagcccaggacttcacaggcagaactctccccaccattcagAACAACTACAGGGCACCCTGTCATCGGAGCAGCAGcgatcaccaaggatccacaccacccagcacatgctctgttcttgctgctggccATCAGGAAAAGGTATAAATATTTATGTCCACCACATTTGCAGCTCAAAAACTTTGGGAATAGTtgttaccccctccaccatcagactcaaacatttaaggacttttactttccACATCATTTATTAATGGAACTTTTTTTATGTATTGcagttgatttaatttttttcttagtATCAATTTCTATCTGtaactttttcttgagtacagttacaTCCACTGAAAAGTGGTTATTCTGCCTGGCTcgctggaaaaaaaatc encodes:
- the nrip1a gene encoding nuclear receptor-interacting protein 1, which encodes MTHGEELSSDMNQDPVVLTYLESVLMHRAAAASAGASPSKSGPEAPARPGVAVSIPRHPPTPSPPRAASTGSALNVKKARLLQGETWDGAKRRRMAGGQEGKREEPSPQPPHSTLLASLLQSFSSSLQEQQRGLSPGSRASSPEQDDDEPRGGGRLGGRRAEEARRGSPSVAAAAPRLSCSARLKAVASMVGKGSGTPSSPKPSAACSQLALLLSSDCQLQQYSRARSLEPSASQRLAAIASKKQAGGAPERPTAKSPSAPRDKASRSPASPGAGSSLLMHLLNSPKPQEANGHGWVAGGEPGCRARSRQPVFNREEGRGEPRPCAPMDLSFKPRSCDPVTLQSSSLEQMTESLLFSWNPKGPGMKGPEIKQDEEDCPETKSHHKVTLLQLLLGHHSGPKGSITPELSADTPPPVPLCRRSSLLEPFPPPSSRPEKSPSQQSRSTPSSRLSPADSAARTFSAPGDPSRKTPLQSPAAAEPAKAHRFLEQPLACESPRAAPFPKPLFALELRQGSPAAPLTGDDRLSNFSFSASKLLHDLAHTGSHKSPEPSPVDSELRGGLEPKLAKDCAGPPLGFQVSDPGAGQERATLQPVSGRAAPDLDHLLERRSVLQLLLRSTEKERVTQDHSRGRRGEQVAQEERRGGAEAISVVKVKTEPIEEETRADQSARCQPAALGEAPENCLPLDIVKQEVGSPRPPPLPAPSHAVSRGGVLSQLLLRDSSGPMDNYPPRGQPGPEAPSAHSNPCPVARVRHLHPGSPTELWDLQKKPVALNGHAFSSNGLSEPGVGARGRCKALEGQCGHGGAEAEPRGDLKGAQGFNVLKQLLLSENGIKVLSQHRTLQNGVSPGHSAKLPGPDPFHRERELRRNGKESPVDVELARSPGNIRLPQAQRGTLPEPPWLTKANPILYYMLQRGGGEAQPLGLSAPRAGEGEATARKERKRPPQRWEAERRDGPGWVKEEPMEPLPCFGSHPAQPPPSPGQILEKVGAIKREPD